The Puntigrus tetrazona isolate hp1 chromosome 16, ASM1883169v1, whole genome shotgun sequence genome includes a region encoding these proteins:
- the scn1ba gene encoding sodium channel, voltage-gated, type I, beta a isoform X2: protein MSALRLLWFPVLLCLTHAWLCHGACVEVDSDTEAVTGKGFKLGCISCKMRGEVPASATVDWWFMAKGESEFSHIYSYADMKAYIMDDRFDDRLAWNGSKKTDDVQDGSIFILNVTFNDTGTYRCFFDRTLVFPNYEYRTNATKFINLNVVGKATRGMASILSEVMMYVSIIGLQLWLVVEMVYCYRKIAAAGEEALRESESKKSLKPEA, encoded by the exons ATGTCTGCACTGCGGCTTCTGTGGTTCCCTGTGCTGTTGTGTTTAACACACG CTTGGCTCTGCCATGGGGCTTGTGTGGAAGTGGACTCCGACACAGAGGCAGTGACGGGGAAAGGCTTTAAATTGGGCTGTATCTCTTGCAAGATGAGAGGGGAAGTACCGGCCTCTGCCACAGTGGACTGGTGGTTCATGGCCAAAGGCGAGAGCGAATTTTCACAC ATCTACAGTTATGCAGATATGAAAGCCTACATAATGGATGACCGCTTCGATGACCGTCTGGCCTGGAACGGCAGTAAGAAAACCGACGATGTGCAAGACGGCTCAATTTTCATACTCAACGTCACCTTCAACGACACCGGCACCTATCGATGTTTCTTCGACCGCACGCTCGTCTTCCCCAATTACGAGTACCGCACCAACGCCACCAAGTTCATCAACTTGAACGTAGTAGGCAAAG CTACACGAGGCATGGCGTCCATCTTATCCGAGGTCATGATGTACGTGTCCATCATCGGGCTGCAGTTGTGGCTGGTGGTGGAGATGGTCTACTGTTACAGGAAGATCGCAGCAGCTGGAGAGGAAGCgctgagagagagcga gtCCAAAAAAAGTCTCAAGCCAGAAGCTTGA
- the psmc4 gene encoding 26S proteasome regulatory subunit 6B — MEDGGVLVEKPQDDVPALLNSRPQTGLSFLAPEPEDLEDLYSRYKKLQQELEFLEVQEEYIKDEQKNLKKEFLHAQEEVKRIQSIPLVIGQFLEAVDQNTAIVGSTTGSNYYVRILSTIDRELLKPNASVALHKHSNALVDVLPPEADSSIMMLTSDQKPDVMYSDIGGMDIQKQEVREAVELPLTHFELYKQIGIDPPRGVLMYGPPGCGKTMLAKAVAHHTTAAFIRVVGSEFVQKYLGEGPRMVRDVFRLAKENAPAIIFIDEIDAIATKRFDAQTGADREVQRILLELLNQMDGFDQNVNVKVIMATNRADTLDPALLRPGRLDRKIEFPLPDRRQKRLVFSTITSKMNLSEEVDLEDYVARPDKISGADINSICQEAGMLAVRENRYIVLAKDFEKAYKTVIKKDEQEHEFYK; from the exons ATGGAGGACGGCGGAGTGCTGGTCGAGAAACCTCAG GATGATGTGCCGGCCCTGCTAAATTCAAGGCCCCAGACTGGCTTGTCTTTCTTGGCTCCTGAACCAGAAGATCTGGAGGACCTTTACAGTAGATATAAG AAGTTGCAGCAGGAGCTGGAGTTTCTAGAGGTGCAGGAGGAGTACATTAAAGATGAACAGAAGAATCTGAAAAAGGAGTTCCTTCATGCCCAAGAAGAGGTGAAGAGGATACAGAGCATCCCTCTGGTTATTGGACAGTTTTTGGAAGCAGTCGACCAGAATACTGCTATTGTGGGCTCAACCACTG GATCCAATTACTATGTTCGGATTTTGAGCACAATTGACAGAGAGCTGCTGAAGCCCAATGCCTCTGTTGCTCTGCACAAGCACAGCAATGCCCTGGTGGATGTTCTGCCTCCAGAAGCTGACAGCAGCATCATGATGCTCACTTCAG ATCAGAAGCCGGATGTGATGTACTCTGACATCGGAGGAATGGACATccagaaacaggaagtgagggaGGCTGTGGAGCTTCCCCTCACACATTTTGAGCTCTATAAACAG ATTGGTATCGACCCACCCAGAGGAGTGCTCATGTATGGCCCGCCTGGCTGTGGAAAGACTATGTTGGCAAAAGCTGTGGCTCACCACACCACAG CTGCCTTTATTCGCGTGGTGGGATCTGAGTTTGTGCAGAAGTATCTCGGAGAGGGTCCACGCATGGTGCGAGATGTCTTTCGACTGGCCAAAGAGAATGCCCCGGCCATTATCTTTATCGATGAGATTGATGCTATTGCTACCAAGCGTTTTGATGCACAGACTGGAG CTGATAGAGAAGTGCAAAGAATCCTGCTTGAGCTGCTCAATCAAATGGATGGGTTTGACCAGAATGTGAACGTAAAg gtTATCATGGCCACCAACAGGGCTGACACACTGGATCCAGCTCTGTTGCGCCCGGGTAGACTGGACCGTAAGATTGAGTTTCCTCTTCCTGACCGGCGACAGAAACGACTGGTGTTCTCCACCATCACCAGCAAGATGAACCTCTCAGAGGAGGTTGACCTGGAGGACT ATGTTGCCAGGCCCGACAAGATCTCTGGTGCAGATATCAACTCTATTTGCCAGGAG GCTGGTATGCTGGCTGTGCGTGAAAACCGTTACATTGTGCTGGCTAAGGACTTTGAGAAGGCTTACAAGACCGTTATCAAGAAAGATGAGCAGGAACACGAGTTCTACAAGTAG
- the scn1ba gene encoding sodium channel, voltage-gated, type I, beta a isoform X1, translating into MSALRLLWFPVLLCLTHAWLCHGACVEVDSDTEAVTGKGFKLGCISCKMRGEVPASATVDWWFMAKGESEFSHIYSYADMKAYIMDDRFDDRLAWNGSKKTDDVQDGSIFILNVTFNDTGTYRCFFDRTLVFPNYEYRTNATKFINLNVVGKATRGMASILSEVMMYVSIIGLQLWLVVEMVYCYRKIAAAGEEALRESEAEYLAITSESKDNCAGVAVAE; encoded by the exons ATGTCTGCACTGCGGCTTCTGTGGTTCCCTGTGCTGTTGTGTTTAACACACG CTTGGCTCTGCCATGGGGCTTGTGTGGAAGTGGACTCCGACACAGAGGCAGTGACGGGGAAAGGCTTTAAATTGGGCTGTATCTCTTGCAAGATGAGAGGGGAAGTACCGGCCTCTGCCACAGTGGACTGGTGGTTCATGGCCAAAGGCGAGAGCGAATTTTCACAC ATCTACAGTTATGCAGATATGAAAGCCTACATAATGGATGACCGCTTCGATGACCGTCTGGCCTGGAACGGCAGTAAGAAAACCGACGATGTGCAAGACGGCTCAATTTTCATACTCAACGTCACCTTCAACGACACCGGCACCTATCGATGTTTCTTCGACCGCACGCTCGTCTTCCCCAATTACGAGTACCGCACCAACGCCACCAAGTTCATCAACTTGAACGTAGTAGGCAAAG CTACACGAGGCATGGCGTCCATCTTATCCGAGGTCATGATGTACGTGTCCATCATCGGGCTGCAGTTGTGGCTGGTGGTGGAGATGGTCTACTGTTACAGGAAGATCGCAGCAGCTGGAGAGGAAGCgctgagagagagcga GGCGGAATATTTAGCTATAACCTCGGAGAGCAAAGATAATTGTGCAGGTGTAGCCGTGGCAGAATAA